In the genome of Neisseria lactamica, the window CGATATTAAAGACGGTATGTGCGGCTTCCGCCTTTATCCGTTGCCGCCTGCGTTGGCGGTCATACGCGGAGAATACATCGGCAACCGTATGGACTTCGATATCGAAATCCTGATCCGGCTATATTGGCGCGGCATCAAAACCGTGTGGATCCCCACGCCCGTCCGTTACGCCGCAGACGGCATTTCCCACTTCCGCGCCCTTGCCGACAACATCCTTATCAGCCAAATGCACACACGGCTGTTTTTCGGTATGCTCAAATGGCGTTGGCGCATCTTGAAAGGCGCATTCCGATGAACGGCGCATCCCGACACTGGGCGGAACAAAACGAACGCGGCAACCGCCTGTTCCTCAAGCTGACGGCGGTAATTGTTCGTTACTTCCCTCCCCTGCTGATGAAACCGTGTATTTGGTTTGTCGTCCTATATTTCTACCTGACCTCACCCCGGGTGCGGAAAAACCTCCATACCTACCAAAACCGCCTGCGATATACCTTTCCCGACGCTATGCCGTCTGAAAACCGCATATTCGCGCAGTTTTTGGCATTCGGCGAAGCCGTTTGCGACCGGTTTGCCGTATGGCAGCGCAAAATACGTTACGAAGACTTGATTATCGAAGACCCCGACAACCTGACCGCCGCCATGTATCAAAACGGGCGCGGACAGATTTTTGCCTGTTCGCACCTGGGCAATACGGAAATCTGCCGCGCACTGGTTTCCCACCACCGGAATTTCAAACTCAACGTCCTCGTACACAGCCGCCACGCACAAATGTTCAACGAAGCCCTGCAACAGGCGGGAGCGGACAAAATCCAACTGATACAGGTAAGCGACTTGGACGCATCGTTGATGATGACGCTCAGCCGACGTATTGAAGCAGGAGAGTGGCTGGCCGTCGCCGCCGACCGCATCCCCGTCCGGGGCGAAAAAACCGTAACCGTCGATTTTTTGCAACACCGTACCGAAATACCCCAAGGGGCGTGGATTCTGGCATCGCTGCTGAAAACCAAGGTCAACGCGCTGTTTTGCATCAAACAGGACGGACGCTACCGCCTGAAACTTCGCCCTATGACCGACACATCGGATTGGACGCGGGCGGAACGCACGCAAAAAATCAAAGAATCCGCACAACATTTCGCCCGCATCTTGGAAGAAGAATGCCGTCTGAATCCGCTGCAATGGTTCAATTTTTACGACTTTTGGCATACGGAGCACCATCCCCGATGAACAAAAAACACATTTTTTGCCGCCACAGCCACATCATCCAAGTCCCGTTTTTCGATGTCGATCCGATGCGGATCGTTTGGCACGGCAACTACGTCAAATACCTCGAAGTCGCACGCTGCGCCTTCCTTGACAGCATAGGCTACGGCTACGGTGAAATGGGCAGGCGGGGCTTCAGTTGGCCCATCGTCAAAATGGACTTGAAATACATACGCCCCGCACGGTTCGGACAAACCATCCGCATCGATATGGCAATCGTCGAAATCGACACTTGCCTGCGTATCGACTACACTTTGTCCGATGAGCAAACCGGCGAAAAACTGACCCGCGCATCGACCACGCAGGCGGCAGTATCCTTGGAAACCGGAGAAACACAGTTCCAAACGCCGGAAAGCTGGCTCGAAGCCGTACGGAGTCATCCGACTTTTCAAGCCGCATAAGCCCTGCCGTCCGCTTTCAGACGGCATTTTCCGCCCCATTATTACCACACCGACAGACAACTATGAAAAAATACCTGCTTGCCGCGCTCCTTGCCGCAAACGCCCTTTCCGCCTCGGCATTTTCCACTGCCGAACTGACCCGGATACTGCAAAAACCCGACAACATCCAAGGCAGCTTTATCCAATACCGCCATCTGAAATCCCTATCCAAACCGATGGCTGCAACCGGAAAATTCGTACTGATGCCCAAACGCGGACTGCTCTGGCAGATGCAAAAACCGTTTGCCGCCACCCTGCGCGTCCGTTCGGACGGCATCAGCCAATGGAACGGCAAAGGCTGGATGATGCCCGACACCGGAAAATTTTCCGGACAAAACAGGCAAATCAAACTCTTTCTTGACCTTATCGGCGGCGATACGCAAGGGCTGGAAAAACAGTTTGACCTGAAACTCGAAGGATCGGCGCAAAAATGGACGCTGCAACTCACGCCGAAAACACTGGTGATGAAACAAATCTTCAACCATATCGACATCAGCGGGGACAGCGTCGTACGCCGTATCGAACTGCACGAAAAACAAGGGGACAAAACCGATATGCGGTTTGACGGCATCAGCGTCGGCAACCCACCGGACAAGTTTGCCGAACAATCACTCTGACACCGTCCGAACCGCTATGACCCGCCTGATTTACACCCTGCTGATGTCGGCACTTGCCGCCTTTGCCTGTTACAACATCACAACGCGCGATTGGCTGCAAACCGATTTGACCGAGCTGCTGCCCAAGAGCAGCCAAGATGCCGTTTTGCAGGCGGCGGAACGCGCCGGCGACGCGCAAATCAACAGTCAAATCATCCTGCTGGCGGGCAGCCCCCGACCCGAAACCGCATTTCAGACGGCATCGGAAATCGCCTCCTTATGGCGGCAAAGCGGGATATTTTCCGAAGTAAACAGCCAAATCAGTCCCGACTTTGCACAAATCCGCCAAGACATCGGCAGAATCAGTTTGGCCGTCTTACCCGAAGCCCAACGGCGTTTGCTGACCGAAAAACCCGCCGACTATTTCCGCCAACGCGCCGAAGATGCCGCCAACCCGTTTGCCGTATCCCCCCTGCCCTTAGACGAGGACTGGCTGGGTTTCGGGCGTTTCGTTGCCGGCAAAATCAATCCCCAAACCCGTCTGCAATGGCACCCCGAAAACGGTATGCTGTTCAACGAAGACAACGGAAAAACCTGGGTTTGGATACGCGCCAAGCTGCCCGATAACGCCCTGCCTCAAGATGCCTTGGCAAACCTGCTCCAAAAAACACAGACATTGGCATCCGGCAGGCACGCCGAAATCCTGACCGGGGGCGGCGCACTTTTTGCAGCAGCCGCCAAAGCCGATGCAGAAAAAGAAAGCCGGATAATGGGTTTTGCCGGCATTACCCTGACCATCGCCCTCATCTTGTGGGTTTTCCGCAGCGCGCGCACTTTCTGGCTGCTGCTGCCGCCTGCGGCGGGAATGCTGGCGGGCTTGGCGGCGACGCTGGCGGTATTCGGGCATATCCACGCCCTGACGCTGGTTATCGGCACGAGCCTGATCGGGATGCTGGTCGATTTCCCGCTGCACTGGCTGACCCCGTCGGTATTTTCGCCGTGGCGGGCGAAACCGGCGATGAGGCAGGTATTGCCCGCCTTTGCCGTCAGCCTGCTGATTACCGTTTCGGGATACGCGCTGCTCTGGTTCACACCTTTGCCGGTTTTACAGCAAACTGCCGTTTTCTCCGGCTTTTCGCTGCTGGGCGCATTCGGCGCGACCGTCTGCCTGCTGCCGCCCCTGTTTACCCGTTATCAGGCGAAACCCGTACCTTTTGCCGCCTTGAGTGCCGCGCTCGGCAAACGCACCCGAAAACAACTTCCCCCGTCCTTCACTTATCCCGCAGCAGTTTTCCTGATGGTTTTCGCCGCCGTCGGACTGTGGCGCGGCAACTGGCACGACGACATCCGCCAATGGGTGAATATGCCGCCCGTACTGTTGTCGCAAATACAAAAAATCGGCACATTGGGCGGAACCGATTTCAGCGGTCAATATCTGGTTGCCGAAGCCGCAAGCGAAGACGCGCTGCTGTTAAAAAATGCCGAACTGCGCCGCGTCCTCGCCCCCCTGATTCGACAAGGCAAACTGAAAGGCATCCAATCGCTGGATCAGTTCATCCTGCCGACAGCCGAACAAAACCGCCTGAAACAATATTTGCGCGCGATTGCAGACAAACCCGGCAACTACCGCGCCCTGCACGAACTGGGCATTCCCGAAGACACGCTGAAATCCGCCCTGCTGCAAGCGGCCGACACGCCCGCCATCACGCTTTCAGACGGCATCGCCCTGCCTCTGGCGCAGGCTTGGAAACCTCTGTATCTCGGCGAAGCCGCACCGCACCGTTATGCCTCCGTTATCCGTCTGAACGGCTTGACCGAACCGGAAACCGTCCGTAAAACGGCGGAAACCATCCCGGGAATCAAATGGGCGGACAAGCGCGGCAGGCTCAACGAACTGTTCCGCCATACGCGCAATCAGGCGGCTTGGCTGAAATTGTCGTCTTACCTGTTGGCATGGCTGCTGCTGTGGCGGCTGTTTGACGCACGGCAGGGTGGAAAAATCCTCGCCGTCCCCATTGCTGCCGCCATCGGCACTGTTGCCGTATTGGGTTGGCTGGGCATACCCGTCAGCCTGTTTGCCATGTTCGGATTGCTGCTGGTTTCCGCCATCGGCATTGATTATGCCGTTTACGCGCTCAATGCCGGACACAGCACCGATGCGCGGCTGGGCGGTATGCTGCTTGCCGCGCTCACGACAGGCATCTCCTTCGTCCTGCTTGCCTTCAGCGGAACACCGGCCGTCGCCGCATTCGGCATAACCGTCGGCATCGGGGTCATATTGAACCTGTGGCTGGCGGCACGGCTGATGTACTCCGCCCCCGATACGCAGCATCCCGACCGTCAGCCGCCCTGCCGCCGTTTCCGCTTCAGACGGCATTTTTGAAAGGAACTTATGCGCCCGACCACGACCCTGCTTGCCCTATTGAGCGCAAAACTGCTCGCCGCCTGCGCCCCATATGCCCTACCCGTCCCCCAAACCCAACCGCGCCTTACCCAAGACGTACAATGGTTCAAATGGGAACGCTACAATAAGGGGCAAGAACCCGTGCAAACCGGCATACTGGCGGCCGAACAGCTTGAAGACGGCATCCGGTTTGTACAAACCGACATATTGGGCGCACCGGTTTCACGCCAGACTATCAACAGCGGCGGCTGGAAAAATGACGGGTTCGTGATGCCCAATATGCCGTCCCGCCGCCTGTTTGCCGCACTGCTCCCGCTGATAACTGCCGAAAATGCCGCGCCCCCCTATCCCGGCCTCAAACAGGCAGACGGCGGCGCATCCTTCTGCAAAGAAGGAACATTGTTCCGCTACCGCAATCGGGACATATGGTGCGTCAACCATACCAGCGGGCAATTTTTGATTACCCTACCCGACCAAACCCGCTGGTCGGTTACACCGATTGAACCATTATGAACATACCTGTTTACCTCGGAAGCCCTGCACTCACCAGCGCGTTGGGCAGCGGCCTGCACACCCACATCGACACCCTGCTGTCCCCTTCTTCCAAACCGGCACTGACATTTTCATCCGACTGGGTTGGCGGCAAAAACCTTGCCTTCGGTATGGTAAAAGAAATCCTGCGCCCCTTTTCAGACGGCACGCCCGCACACTGCCGCAGCCGCACCAACCGGCTGCTTTGGCACACGCTCGAACAAATCGAACCGCAAATCCGCGCCGCCATACGGCGGTACGGCGCAAACCGGATTGCCGTCGTTATCGGCACATCCACCGGCGGCGCGGATGAAAACATCCCGATGTTCCGACAGGCAGTGCAGGGAAAAGCCTGGCAAGGCCTCACGTTCAACCAATGCCAACACCTTATGAACGCGCCCGCCGATTTCATTGCCGACGCTTACGGGCTGAACGGTCTGCGTTATGTCGTTTCCACCGCCTGCACTTCCGGCGCGCGCGCATTAATCAGTGCCGCACGCCTGCTTCGCGCCGGTATGTGCGATGCGGTCGTCTGCGGCGGCGCAGACACACTCTCGCCGCTGACCGTCAATGGATTCGCCTCACTGGAAGTCTTGTCCCCAAACATTGCCAATCCTTTCTCCGCCAACCGTGACGGCATCAATATCGGCGAAGGCGCAGCCGTATTCATCATGACGCGCGATGCGGATTTTTCCGGCGGTATGCGGCTTCTGGGTTATGGCGCAAGCAGCGATGCCTACCATATTTCCACGCCGCGCCCCGACGCTCAAGGCGCAATTCTTGCCTTTCAGACGGCATTACAACACGCAAACCTTGCGCCCGAAGACATCGGCTGGATTAATCTGCACGGCACCGGGACGCACCACAACGACAGTATGGAAAGCCGCGCCGTTGCAGCGGTTTTCGGCAACAATACGCCCTGCACGTCCACCAAGCCGCAAACCGGACACACGCTGGGCGCGGCGGGCGCAATCGAAGCCGCGTTCGCGTGGGGCATTGCCGACCGGCAAAGCAATCCCGAAGGAAAACTTCCGCCCCAGCTTTGGGACGGGCAGAACGACCCCGACCTGCCCGCTATCAACCTGACCGGCAGCGGCAGCCGCTGGGAAACCGAAAAACGCATTGCCTCCAGCTCGTCATTTGCCTTCGGGGGAAGCAACTGCGTCTTAATCATCGGATGAAATAAGTTTGTCAATCCCACCGCTATGCTATACAATACGCGCCTACTCTTGACGGGTCTGTAGCTCAGGGGTTAGAGCAGGGGACTCATAATCCCTTGGTCGTGGGTTCGAACCCCACCGGACCCACCAATTCCCAAGCCCGGACGTATGTTTGGGCTTTTTTTCCGCCCTGTGAAACCAAAATGCTTTGAGAAACCTTGATGATGAAAAAAGTCAGCGTATTGATTGTTGCCAAAAACGAAGCAAACCACATTCGGGAATGTATTGAAAGTTGCCGTTTCGATAAAGAAGTTATCGTTATTGACGACCACAGCACCGACAATACTGCCGAAATTGCCGAGGGTTTGGGCGCAAAAGTCTTCAGACGGCATTTGAACGGGAATTTCGGAGCGCAAAAAACATTTGCCATCGAACAGGCAGGCGGAGAATGGGTTTTCCTGATTGATGCAGACGAACGCTGCACGCCGGAACTATCTGATGAAATCTCAAAAATTGTCCAAACCGGCGATTATGCCGCCTATTTTGTCGAACGCCGCAACCTTTTCCCCAACCATCCCGCCACACACGGCGCGATGCGTCCCGACAGCGTATGCCGTCTGATGCCGAAAAAAGACAGTTCGGTGCAAGGCAAAGTACACGAAACCGTACAAACCCCCTACCCCGAACGCCGTCTGAAGCATTTTATGTACCATTACACATACGACAACTGGGAACAATATTTCAACAAATTCAACAAATATACTTCCATTTCAGCCGAGAAATACCGAGAGCAGGGAAAGCCCGTGCGTTTCGTTAGGGACATTATCCTCCGCCCGATTTGGGGTTTTTTCAAAATTTATATCCTAAACAAAGGGTTTCTCGATGGGAAAATGGGTTGGATTATGTCCGTCAATCACAGCTATTACACGATGATTAAATATGTCAAACTATATTATCTGTACAAATCCGGCGGAAAATTTTAAATGGAAAAAGAATTCAGGATATTAAATATCGTATCGGCCAAGATTTGGGGCGGGGGCGAACAATATGTCTATGATGTTTCAAAAGCATTGGGACTTCGGGGCTGCACGATGTTTACCGCCGTCAATAAAAATAATGAATTGATGCACAGGCGATTTTCCGAAGTTTCTTCCGTTTTCACAACGCGCCTTCACACGCTCAACGGGCTGTTTTCGCTCTACGCACTTACCCGCTTTATCCGGAAAAACCGCATTTCCCACCTGATGATACACACCGGCAAAATTGCCGCCTTATCCATACTTTTGAAAAAACTGACCGGGGTGCGCCTGATATTTGTCAAACATAATGTCGTCGCCAACAAAACCGATTTTTATCACCGCCTGATACAGAAAAACACCGACCGCTTTATTTGCGTTTCCCATCTGGTTTACGATGTGCAAACCGTCGGCAATCCCTTTAAAGAAAAATACCGGATTGTTCATAACGGTATCGATACCGGCCGGTTCCCTCCCTCTCAAGAAAAACCCGACAGCCGTTTTTTTACCGTCGCCTACGCCGGCAGGATCAGTCCGGAAAAAGGATTGGAAAACCTGATTGAAGCCTGTGTGATACTGCATCAGAAATATCCTCAAATCAGGCTCAAATTGGCAGGGCACGGACATCCGGATTATATGTGCCGCCTGAAGCGGAACGTATCTGCTTCGGGAGCAGAACCATTTGTTTCTTTTGAAGGGTTTACCGAAAAACTTGCTTCGTTTTACCGCCAAAGCGATGTCGTGGTTTTGCCCAGCCTCGTCCCGGAGGCATTCGGTTTGTCATTATGCGAGGCGATGTACTGCCGAACGGCGGTGATTTCCAATACTTTGGGCGCGCAAAAGGAAATTATCGAACATCATCAATCGGGGATTCTGCTGGATAGGCTGACACCTGAATCTTTGGCGGACGAAATCGAACGCCTCGTCTTAAACCCCGAAGCAAAAAACGCACTGGCAACGGCAGGGCATCAATGCGTCGCCAACCGTTTTACCATCAACCATACCGCCGACAAATTATTGGATGCAATATAAGCCGCTTTCAGACGGCATATGCCGTCTGAAAGCCTTTGATGCAACAAACCGCCAAATTATATTCGTTCATTGAAAAGAAACACCCCGAATCCATCCTTCAAAATAAGAAAATCCCAATATCCCCCGATATTACGCAGCCTATTGGCAAAGTTTTGCAGCGTCTTCCCCGGCTTGTGCTGCCGAGTCAAGTGCTTTGTTACAATGTATAGTGGACTAACAAAAACCAGTACAGCGTTGCCTCGCCTTAGCTCAAAGAGAACGATTCTCTAAGGTGCTGAAGCACCAAGTGAATCGGTTCGGTACTATCTGTACTGTCTGCGGCTTCGTCGCCTTGTCCTGATTTTTGTTAATCCACTATACTATCTTCACATTTCTTAATAAATTTTATGAGTAACCATACTTCTTGGTCGTCCAAAATCGGTTTCGTCCTTGCTGCGGCAGGTTCGGCTATCGGTTTGGGCGCGATTTGGAAATTTCCTTATACGGCGGGCACCAACGGCGGCGCGGTGTTTTTCCTGCTGTTTTTGATATTTACTATCTTGGTCGCCCTACCCGTTCAGCTTGCCGAATTTTATATCGGGCGCACGGGCGGTAAAAATGCCGTCGATTCCTTCAGGGTTCTGCGTCCGGGTACGCGGTGGCTTTGGGTCGGGCGGATGGGCGTTGCCGCCTGCTTTATTTTGCTGTCGTTTTACAGCGTGGTCGGCGGATGGGTATTAAATTATGTCGTCCACAGTTTCACGGGGGCGGTTCATACCGGCGCGGACTTTGAAGCCCTGTTCGGCACAACGATTTCCAATCCGGCAGGTTCGCTGTCCTATCAGGCACTGTTTATGCTGATTACGGTTTGGGTGGTCAAAGGCGGGATTTCAGACGGCATTGAAAAGGCAAACCGTTATCTGATGCCGGGGCTGTTTATCCTCTTTATTGCGCTGGCAATCCGTTCGCTGACGCTGCCGGGTGCAATGGAGGGCGTGTCTTTCCTGCTCAAACCGAATTGGTCGTACTTTAAAGCCGATACAATGATTACGGCTTTGGGACAGGCGTTTTTTGCCCTGAGCATCGGCGTTTCCGCTATGATTACCTACGCTTCGTATTTGGGGAAAGATCAGGATATGTTCCGCTCGGGGCATACGATTATGTGGATGAACCTCTTGGTTTCGCTGTTGGCAGGTTTGGTGATTTTTCCGGCGGTGTTCGCCTTCGGTTTCGAACCGAGCCAGGGGCCGGGATTGATTTTTATCGTATTGCCGGCGGTGTTTATGAAAATGCCGTTCGGTACGGTTTTGTTTGCGGTATTTATGCTCTTGGTTGTTTTTGCCACGCTGACTTCGGCGTTTTCGATGTTGGAAACGGTCATTGCCGCAACCATCCGCCAAGACGAGCGCAAACGCAAAAAGCACACTTGGCTTATCGGCACGGCTATTTTCATTGTCGGCATCCCGTCCGCGCTGTCTTTCGGCGTATGGGGTGAGTTTAAGGTTTTCGGCAAAACCATTTTTGATTTGTGGGACTATGTTATTTCCGCCGTCATTATGCCGATTGGTGCTTTGAGTGTTTCCATCTTTACCGCCTGGATTCAGGACAAGCAGTCTGTGTTAAAAGATACCGGCGCGGGCAGCACCGTACCCCGAGCAGTGCTGCTGCTGTGGCTGAATACCTTGCGCTACCTCGCCCCGATTGCCATTATTATCGTTTTCGTCAATTCTTTGGGCATCCTTTAAAAATCCCGCCCAACGGCAAAATGCCGTCTGAAAGCCTTTCAGACGGCATTTTGCTTCAGGTTCAACCTATTTCGTTCAAAGTATTGTCCGGCATCAGCAGCCAAACTTTAAGCCGCCTGCTTTCGGCAACCGACCGTATCAGCGGCAAATCCATCACGGAAAACGCCGTCGACAAGGCATCGGCAACCGCCGCATCATCCGCCATTACGCTGATGCTTTTATAACGAGGCGTACTCACGCCGGTTCGCGGATCGAACAAATGGGTAAACCTGCCCGCCTTGTCCATCACCGTCCCATAGCCGCCCGAAGTGGCAAACGCCTTGTCTTTCATCGTGATATTTGCCAACACGCCTTCTTCGTCGTCCGGATTGCGGATGCCGACATTCCAAGTCCGTTTACCGTTTGTATCAAACCCGCGGATTTCACCCATATCGACCAGCGCGGCAGGCACGCCGTTTGCTTTAAGCAGCGCAACAACCTTGTCTGTGATATAGCCTTGCGCGATACCGTTCAAGGACAAACCCATACCCTTTTCGGCAAAACGGATTTCACGGTCGTCAAACGAGACTTTGCCGAAGCCGACCCGCTTCAGGGCTTCATCCACGCTGTTTTGAGGCGGCGGCGTTTCCGCATCGGGATGGGCGGAAAAATAATCAGCATACAGTTTCCACAAAACCTGCACTGTCGGATCGAATGCCCCGCCGGTCAAAGTATGCATCTCCCGGCAAATGCTCAACAGTTCCAAGAAATCCGCCGGAGGCGAAGTCAGATAACCGTCCCTGTTCAGGCGGCTAATCAGACTGTCTTCACGGTAAAGACTGAACATTTTTTCCAAACGCGCCACTTCCGCCAAAACCTTATTGACCAAATCCGCCGCCTGTCTGTCGTCCACACCGAACAGACGGAGCTCCGCACCGGAACCCAGCGCGACACCTTTCCAGAAAAACACATTTTCATTGCGTTTTTCATCATCGGCGGCAAAAGGATTCGGCAGGAAAGAAACCGCCGCGCCCGCCGCCGCAACGGCGGCAACCGTCAAAAAACGCCTGCGCCCGAAATGCCTGCCCATACCGCCTCCTAAACCGACACTGCCGCCTTGATATGCGGATGAGGGTCGTAACCTTCCAACTCAAAATCTTCAAATTTGAAAGCAAACAAATCTTTGACTTCAGGATTGATTTTCATCACAGGCAAGGCGCGCGGTTCGCGTTCCAACTGCAATGCGGCCTGCTCGA includes:
- a CDS encoding LpxL/LpxP family acyltransferase, with translation MNGASRHWAEQNERGNRLFLKLTAVIVRYFPPLLMKPCIWFVVLYFYLTSPRVRKNLHTYQNRLRYTFPDAMPSENRIFAQFLAFGEAVCDRFAVWQRKIRYEDLIIEDPDNLTAAMYQNGRGQIFACSHLGNTEICRALVSHHRNFKLNVLVHSRHAQMFNEALQQAGADKIQLIQVSDLDASLMMTLSRRIEAGEWLAVAADRIPVRGEKTVTVDFLQHRTEIPQGAWILASLLKTKVNALFCIKQDGRYRLKLRPMTDTSDWTRAERTQKIKESAQHFARILEEECRLNPLQWFNFYDFWHTEHHPR
- a CDS encoding sodium-dependent transporter yields the protein MSNHTSWSSKIGFVLAAAGSAIGLGAIWKFPYTAGTNGGAVFFLLFLIFTILVALPVQLAEFYIGRTGGKNAVDSFRVLRPGTRWLWVGRMGVAACFILLSFYSVVGGWVLNYVVHSFTGAVHTGADFEALFGTTISNPAGSLSYQALFMLITVWVVKGGISDGIEKANRYLMPGLFILFIALAIRSLTLPGAMEGVSFLLKPNWSYFKADTMITALGQAFFALSIGVSAMITYASYLGKDQDMFRSGHTIMWMNLLVSLLAGLVIFPAVFAFGFEPSQGPGLIFIVLPAVFMKMPFGTVLFAVFMLLVVFATLTSAFSMLETVIAATIRQDERKRKKHTWLIGTAIFIVGIPSALSFGVWGEFKVFGKTIFDLWDYVISAVIMPIGALSVSIFTAWIQDKQSVLKDTGAGSTVPRAVLLLWLNTLRYLAPIAIIIVFVNSLGIL
- a CDS encoding acyl-CoA thioesterase — its product is MNKKHIFCRHSHIIQVPFFDVDPMRIVWHGNYVKYLEVARCAFLDSIGYGYGEMGRRGFSWPIVKMDLKYIRPARFGQTIRIDMAIVEIDTCLRIDYTLSDEQTGEKLTRASTTQAAVSLETGETQFQTPESWLEAVRSHPTFQAA
- a CDS encoding glycosyltransferase family 4 protein, whose protein sequence is MEKEFRILNIVSAKIWGGGEQYVYDVSKALGLRGCTMFTAVNKNNELMHRRFSEVSSVFTTRLHTLNGLFSLYALTRFIRKNRISHLMIHTGKIAALSILLKKLTGVRLIFVKHNVVANKTDFYHRLIQKNTDRFICVSHLVYDVQTVGNPFKEKYRIVHNGIDTGRFPPSQEKPDSRFFTVAYAGRISPEKGLENLIEACVILHQKYPQIRLKLAGHGHPDYMCRLKRNVSASGAEPFVSFEGFTEKLASFYRQSDVVVLPSLVPEAFGLSLCEAMYCRTAVISNTLGAQKEIIEHHQSGILLDRLTPESLADEIERLVLNPEAKNALATAGHQCVANRFTINHTADKLLDAI
- a CDS encoding beta-ketoacyl-ACP synthase, with the protein product MNIPVYLGSPALTSALGSGLHTHIDTLLSPSSKPALTFSSDWVGGKNLAFGMVKEILRPFSDGTPAHCRSRTNRLLWHTLEQIEPQIRAAIRRYGANRIAVVIGTSTGGADENIPMFRQAVQGKAWQGLTFNQCQHLMNAPADFIADAYGLNGLRYVVSTACTSGARALISAARLLRAGMCDAVVCGGADTLSPLTVNGFASLEVLSPNIANPFSANRDGINIGEGAAVFIMTRDADFSGGMRLLGYGASSDAYHISTPRPDAQGAILAFQTALQHANLAPEDIGWINLHGTGTHHNDSMESRAVAAVFGNNTPCTSTKPQTGHTLGAAGAIEAAFAWGIADRQSNPEGKLPPQLWDGQNDPDLPAINLTGSGSRWETEKRIASSSSFAFGGSNCVLIIG
- a CDS encoding FAD:protein FMN transferase yields the protein MGRHFGRRRFLTVAAVAAAGAAVSFLPNPFAADDEKRNENVFFWKGVALGSGAELRLFGVDDRQAADLVNKVLAEVARLEKMFSLYREDSLISRLNRDGYLTSPPADFLELLSICREMHTLTGGAFDPTVQVLWKLYADYFSAHPDAETPPPQNSVDEALKRVGFGKVSFDDREIRFAEKGMGLSLNGIAQGYITDKVVALLKANGVPAALVDMGEIRGFDTNGKRTWNVGIRNPDDEEGVLANITMKDKAFATSGGYGTVMDKAGRFTHLFDPRTGVSTPRYKSISVMADDAAVADALSTAFSVMDLPLIRSVAESRRLKVWLLMPDNTLNEIG
- a CDS encoding MMPL family transporter codes for the protein MTRLIYTLLMSALAAFACYNITTRDWLQTDLTELLPKSSQDAVLQAAERAGDAQINSQIILLAGSPRPETAFQTASEIASLWRQSGIFSEVNSQISPDFAQIRQDIGRISLAVLPEAQRRLLTEKPADYFRQRAEDAANPFAVSPLPLDEDWLGFGRFVAGKINPQTRLQWHPENGMLFNEDNGKTWVWIRAKLPDNALPQDALANLLQKTQTLASGRHAEILTGGGALFAAAAKADAEKESRIMGFAGITLTIALILWVFRSARTFWLLLPPAAGMLAGLAATLAVFGHIHALTLVIGTSLIGMLVDFPLHWLTPSVFSPWRAKPAMRQVLPAFAVSLLITVSGYALLWFTPLPVLQQTAVFSGFSLLGAFGATVCLLPPLFTRYQAKPVPFAALSAALGKRTRKQLPPSFTYPAAVFLMVFAAVGLWRGNWHDDIRQWVNMPPVLLSQIQKIGTLGGTDFSGQYLVAEAASEDALLLKNAELRRVLAPLIRQGKLKGIQSLDQFILPTAEQNRLKQYLRAIADKPGNYRALHELGIPEDTLKSALLQAADTPAITLSDGIALPLAQAWKPLYLGEAAPHRYASVIRLNGLTEPETVRKTAETIPGIKWADKRGRLNELFRHTRNQAAWLKLSSYLLAWLLLWRLFDARQGGKILAVPIAAAIGTVAVLGWLGIPVSLFAMFGLLLVSAIGIDYAVYALNAGHSTDARLGGMLLAALTTGISFVLLAFSGTPAVAAFGITVGIGVILNLWLAARLMYSAPDTQHPDRQPPCRRFRFRRHF
- a CDS encoding outer membrane lipoprotein carrier protein LolA yields the protein MKKYLLAALLAANALSASAFSTAELTRILQKPDNIQGSFIQYRHLKSLSKPMAATGKFVLMPKRGLLWQMQKPFAATLRVRSDGISQWNGKGWMMPDTGKFSGQNRQIKLFLDLIGGDTQGLEKQFDLKLEGSAQKWTLQLTPKTLVMKQIFNHIDISGDSVVRRIELHEKQGDKTDMRFDGISVGNPPDKFAEQSL
- a CDS encoding glycosyltransferase family 2 protein produces the protein MKKVSVLIVAKNEANHIRECIESCRFDKEVIVIDDHSTDNTAEIAEGLGAKVFRRHLNGNFGAQKTFAIEQAGGEWVFLIDADERCTPELSDEISKIVQTGDYAAYFVERRNLFPNHPATHGAMRPDSVCRLMPKKDSSVQGKVHETVQTPYPERRLKHFMYHYTYDNWEQYFNKFNKYTSISAEKYREQGKPVRFVRDIILRPIWGFFKIYILNKGFLDGKMGWIMSVNHSYYTMIKYVKLYYLYKSGGKF